Within Dehalococcoidia bacterium, the genomic segment TATCCCTTCTGAGAAGCTTGAGTTTTTCAGAATTCATGGATTAGTAGATCTAGAGCATTCGAAGCGCGCAGGGGAAATTGTAGCAAGCTTGATTCAAAATGAACGGGACCGTGAGCTGGTATGGCAAGCAGCTCAAACCCAAGTGCAATTAAAGCTCGCAAAATTTGAAGGTATCTACAAAGCCTACGCTTAGGCAAAAGAAGAGGGAAGATGGAAAATCCACTTAAAGTTGGAATAGCAGGCTTAGGCTTTGGAGCGACTGAATTTATTCCAACGCTAGAAAGACTAGATGAAATAAAGATAGTCGCTGGTGCGGATCTTAGGCCATGGGCTCGTGAAGAATTTGAAAAACGATACCAAGGCAAAGCATATGCCAGCGTAGAAGAATTATGTGCCGATTCTGACGTTGAGGCGATATGGATAGCAACCCCGAATCACCTACATGCCCAAAATGCAATTACCGCTGCAAAAAACGGGAAGCATATTCTAGCGCGTAAGCCTTTAGGTATAACGATGGCCGAATGCCAAGCAGTGTTGGATGCGGTCAAAAAAACTGATGTCAAGCTTCTTGCCGGTGGGCAAACTCAAGGAACAAGTCCTTTAATCCGCGAGGCTCGAAATATTATCACTTCGGGTGAGTTAGGCCCCCTTCGGGCAATAAATGTAGTTGCCTATACCGGATGGATGCTCCGTCCGCGTATGCCACAAGAAGTCGACGATTCTGCGGGAGGAGGCGTAATTTGGAGACAGGCTCCCCACCAAATAGAAACAACTCGCTATCTCGCAGGCGGATTGGCAAAAAGTGTTCGTGCGTTCACAGGTAGTTGGCGCCCTGAAAGACCCAATGGTACGGGCTACTACACAGCTGTAATTGAATTTGATGAAAATGTCCCAGTCACGATGACCTATAACGCCTATGGCTACTTCGATACCCTTGGGCTTACTACATGGAGCTCCGATAAAGGGATTGCAGGCAGAGCAAAATCGAGAGCAGCTTTACTTAATGGTGAAATTAATGAGGAAGAAGAAAAAGAAAAAACTCGCTTCAGTT encodes:
- a CDS encoding Gfo/Idh/MocA family oxidoreductase gives rise to the protein MENPLKVGIAGLGFGATEFIPTLERLDEIKIVAGADLRPWAREEFEKRYQGKAYASVEELCADSDVEAIWIATPNHLHAQNAITAAKNGKHILARKPLGITMAECQAVLDAVKKTDVKLLAGGQTQGTSPLIREARNIITSGELGPLRAINVVAYTGWMLRPRMPQEVDDSAGGGVIWRQAPHQIETTRYLAGGLAKSVRAFTGSWRPERPNGTGYYTAVIEFDENVPVTMTYNAYGYFDTLGLTTWSSDKGIAGRAKSRAALLNGEINEEEEKEKTRFSSPGEGSVVGGEAGRPWTPGNLGIFLISCQEGDILMSENGLMVYDNHGNHEVEVFQPGGAGMALDSEVLELYNAIRHDKPLFHDGPWGMATAEIQWAIIESGRQNKEITLKYQVPVPPGE
- a CDS encoding iron-containing redox enzyme family protein; protein product: IPSEKLEFFRIHGLVDLEHSKRAGEIVASLIQNERDRELVWQAAQTQVQLKLAKFEGIYKAYA